A stretch of Roseibium porphyridii DNA encodes these proteins:
- a CDS encoding Lrp/AsnC ligand binding domain-containing protein yields the protein MTPFFVMIKCQLGETYQVASAIADAEIASEVYSTSGDYDLLVKFYVESDADIGHFVNEKVHPIDGIQDTKTIITFKAF from the coding sequence ATGACCCCGTTTTTCGTGATGATCAAATGCCAACTGGGCGAGACCTATCAGGTTGCCAGCGCTATCGCAGATGCAGAAATCGCGTCGGAAGTCTATTCCACCAGTGGCGATTATGATCTTCTGGTCAAGTTCTATGTCGAAAGCGACGCGGATATCGGCCATTTCGTCAATGAAAAGGTGCATCCTATCGATGGGATTCAGGACACCAAGACGATCATTACTTTCAAAGCCTTTTAA